The following coding sequences are from one Gossypium hirsutum isolate 1008001.06 chromosome A12, Gossypium_hirsutum_v2.1, whole genome shotgun sequence window:
- the LOC107927440 gene encoding transcription factor GTE1 isoform X1, producing MQMESQMEAVKVEGFGPDSGVEDLGRCVDEISTTVSRLEQRVNDVEQFYLTTDNMELTITKSASAFKEKVKEKQLTGLEKQQQEASQREAAALKRMQELMRQFATILRQITQHKWAHPFMHPVDVEGLGLHDYYEIVQKPMDFGTIKSKMEAKDGTGYKNVREIYSDVRLVFKNAMKYNDERHDVHIMAKTLLEKFEEKWLQLLPKVAEEEKRQAEEEAKAELDVKLAQEAVHANMAKELSNELCEVDLQLEKLRQIVIQKCRKMSTEEKKKLGTALTRLSPEDLGKALEIVAENNPGFQPTAQEVDLDIDAQSELTLWRLKVFVQDKLKLAGKCSEAVVCNNINNNENTIKSNSKRRREISDALTKNAIKRNRKLSPNS from the exons ATGCAAATGGAATCACAGATGGAAGCAGTGAAGGTTGAAGGTTTTGGCCCTGATTCAGGGGTGGAGGATTTAGGGCGATGCGTTGATGAAATTTCCACCACTGTCAGTCGG CTCGAGCAAAGAGTTAACGATGTCGAGCAGTTCTACTTGACTACAGATAATATGGAGTTGACTATTACCAAATCTGCTTCAGCTTTTAAGGAAAAAGTCAAGGAAAAACAGCTTACTGGCCTTGAAAAGCAGCAGCAAGAAGCATCACAAAGAGAAGCTGCTGCTCTGAAGAGAATGCAGGAACTTATGCGCCAATTTGCCACAATTTTACGTCAG ATCACTCAGCACAAATGGGCACATCCCTTTATGCATCCGGTTGATGTTGAAGGTCTTGGTTTGCATGACTATTATGAG ATTGTTCAGAAGCCTATGGACTTTGGTACAATAAAAAGCAAGATGGAAGCTAAGGATGGTACTGGGTACAAGAATGTACGCGAAATTTATTCTGATGTTAGATTGGTTTTTAAGAATGCCATGAAATACAATGATGAAAGACATGATGTCCATATAATGGCCAAAACTTTATTGGAAAAATTTGAGGAGAAGTGGCTGCAACTTTTGCCTAAAGTTGCTGAAGAG GAGAAAAGACAGGCTGAGGAGGAAGCAAAAGCAGAGCTAGATGTGAAGCTGGCACAAGAGGCAGTTCATGCTAACATGGCCAAAGAGTTGAGCAATGAA CTTTGTGAGGTTGATTTGCAATTGGAGAAACTCAGACAGATTGTCATTCAGAAATGCAG AAAAATGTCGActgaagagaaaaagaaacttGGGACAGCTCTCACCCGATTGTCGCCTGAAGATCTTGGTAAGGCTCTAGAGATAGTTGCTGAGAACAATCCAGGCTTTCAACCAACAGCACAAGAGGTGGATCTTGATATAGATGCCCAG AGTGAATTAACGTTGTGGAGATTGAAGGTTTTTGTTCAAGATAAACTAAAACTTGCTGGAAAGTGCTCTGAAGCTGTGGTCTGCAACAACATAAACAATAATGAGAATACCATCAAGAGCAACtcgaaaagaagaagagagataTCTGACGCGCTTACAAAGAATGCCATAAAGAGGAATAGGAAGCTCTCTCCTAACTCATGA
- the LOC107927440 gene encoding transcription factor GTE1 isoform X2, producing the protein MEAVKVEGFGPDSGVEDLGRCVDEISTTVSRLEQRVNDVEQFYLTTDNMELTITKSASAFKEKVKEKQLTGLEKQQQEASQREAAALKRMQELMRQFATILRQITQHKWAHPFMHPVDVEGLGLHDYYEIVQKPMDFGTIKSKMEAKDGTGYKNVREIYSDVRLVFKNAMKYNDERHDVHIMAKTLLEKFEEKWLQLLPKVAEEEKRQAEEEAKAELDVKLAQEAVHANMAKELSNELCEVDLQLEKLRQIVIQKCRKMSTEEKKKLGTALTRLSPEDLGKALEIVAENNPGFQPTAQEVDLDIDAQSELTLWRLKVFVQDKLKLAGKCSEAVVCNNINNNENTIKSNSKRRREISDALTKNAIKRNRKLSPNS; encoded by the exons ATGGAAGCAGTGAAGGTTGAAGGTTTTGGCCCTGATTCAGGGGTGGAGGATTTAGGGCGATGCGTTGATGAAATTTCCACCACTGTCAGTCGG CTCGAGCAAAGAGTTAACGATGTCGAGCAGTTCTACTTGACTACAGATAATATGGAGTTGACTATTACCAAATCTGCTTCAGCTTTTAAGGAAAAAGTCAAGGAAAAACAGCTTACTGGCCTTGAAAAGCAGCAGCAAGAAGCATCACAAAGAGAAGCTGCTGCTCTGAAGAGAATGCAGGAACTTATGCGCCAATTTGCCACAATTTTACGTCAG ATCACTCAGCACAAATGGGCACATCCCTTTATGCATCCGGTTGATGTTGAAGGTCTTGGTTTGCATGACTATTATGAG ATTGTTCAGAAGCCTATGGACTTTGGTACAATAAAAAGCAAGATGGAAGCTAAGGATGGTACTGGGTACAAGAATGTACGCGAAATTTATTCTGATGTTAGATTGGTTTTTAAGAATGCCATGAAATACAATGATGAAAGACATGATGTCCATATAATGGCCAAAACTTTATTGGAAAAATTTGAGGAGAAGTGGCTGCAACTTTTGCCTAAAGTTGCTGAAGAG GAGAAAAGACAGGCTGAGGAGGAAGCAAAAGCAGAGCTAGATGTGAAGCTGGCACAAGAGGCAGTTCATGCTAACATGGCCAAAGAGTTGAGCAATGAA CTTTGTGAGGTTGATTTGCAATTGGAGAAACTCAGACAGATTGTCATTCAGAAATGCAG AAAAATGTCGActgaagagaaaaagaaacttGGGACAGCTCTCACCCGATTGTCGCCTGAAGATCTTGGTAAGGCTCTAGAGATAGTTGCTGAGAACAATCCAGGCTTTCAACCAACAGCACAAGAGGTGGATCTTGATATAGATGCCCAG AGTGAATTAACGTTGTGGAGATTGAAGGTTTTTGTTCAAGATAAACTAAAACTTGCTGGAAAGTGCTCTGAAGCTGTGGTCTGCAACAACATAAACAATAATGAGAATACCATCAAGAGCAACtcgaaaagaagaagagagataTCTGACGCGCTTACAAAGAATGCCATAAAGAGGAATAGGAAGCTCTCTCCTAACTCATGA
- the LOC107927440 gene encoding transcription factor GTE1 isoform X3 produces the protein MELTITKSASAFKEKVKEKQLTGLEKQQQEASQREAAALKRMQELMRQFATILRQITQHKWAHPFMHPVDVEGLGLHDYYEIVQKPMDFGTIKSKMEAKDGTGYKNVREIYSDVRLVFKNAMKYNDERHDVHIMAKTLLEKFEEKWLQLLPKVAEEEKRQAEEEAKAELDVKLAQEAVHANMAKELSNELCEVDLQLEKLRQIVIQKCRKMSTEEKKKLGTALTRLSPEDLGKALEIVAENNPGFQPTAQEVDLDIDAQSELTLWRLKVFVQDKLKLAGKCSEAVVCNNINNNENTIKSNSKRRREISDALTKNAIKRNRKLSPNS, from the exons ATGGAGTTGACTATTACCAAATCTGCTTCAGCTTTTAAGGAAAAAGTCAAGGAAAAACAGCTTACTGGCCTTGAAAAGCAGCAGCAAGAAGCATCACAAAGAGAAGCTGCTGCTCTGAAGAGAATGCAGGAACTTATGCGCCAATTTGCCACAATTTTACGTCAG ATCACTCAGCACAAATGGGCACATCCCTTTATGCATCCGGTTGATGTTGAAGGTCTTGGTTTGCATGACTATTATGAG ATTGTTCAGAAGCCTATGGACTTTGGTACAATAAAAAGCAAGATGGAAGCTAAGGATGGTACTGGGTACAAGAATGTACGCGAAATTTATTCTGATGTTAGATTGGTTTTTAAGAATGCCATGAAATACAATGATGAAAGACATGATGTCCATATAATGGCCAAAACTTTATTGGAAAAATTTGAGGAGAAGTGGCTGCAACTTTTGCCTAAAGTTGCTGAAGAG GAGAAAAGACAGGCTGAGGAGGAAGCAAAAGCAGAGCTAGATGTGAAGCTGGCACAAGAGGCAGTTCATGCTAACATGGCCAAAGAGTTGAGCAATGAA CTTTGTGAGGTTGATTTGCAATTGGAGAAACTCAGACAGATTGTCATTCAGAAATGCAG AAAAATGTCGActgaagagaaaaagaaacttGGGACAGCTCTCACCCGATTGTCGCCTGAAGATCTTGGTAAGGCTCTAGAGATAGTTGCTGAGAACAATCCAGGCTTTCAACCAACAGCACAAGAGGTGGATCTTGATATAGATGCCCAG AGTGAATTAACGTTGTGGAGATTGAAGGTTTTTGTTCAAGATAAACTAAAACTTGCTGGAAAGTGCTCTGAAGCTGTGGTCTGCAACAACATAAACAATAATGAGAATACCATCAAGAGCAACtcgaaaagaagaagagagataTCTGACGCGCTTACAAAGAATGCCATAAAGAGGAATAGGAAGCTCTCTCCTAACTCATGA
- the LOC107927415 gene encoding actin-related protein 2/3 complex subunit 2A isoform X1, giving the protein MILLQSHSRFLLQTLLNRIQNLEKCIELDHHWVEFDDVRYHVQVSMKNPHILLLSLSLPTPPLETVFVGGLPFGAIEAIKASYGVIVQILDPPRDGFNLTLKLNLSKLPQDEDQRHTLLVKIASVREVVLGAPLRVILKHLASRTVAPDIDQFVALVHRPNESFFLVPQQAEKVTVVFPMRFKDSIDTVLATSFLQEFMESRRTAGLSNAPPCLWSKTPPLELKGVTDDELSANAGFVTFVILPRHVEGRKLDRTVWNLSTFHAYVNYHVKCSEGFMHSRMRRRVESLIQALNCAKPDQEKTKKTPQTRSFKRLNLKDSRTNSSS; this is encoded by the exons ATGATACTTTTACAGTCCCATTCACGATTCCTTCTCCAGACTTTGCTGAATCGAATACAGAA TCTTGAAAAGTGTATTGAACTAGACCATCACTGGGTTGAGTTTGATGATGTTCGTTACCATGTTCAG GTGTCAATGAAGAATCCCCATATTCTACTGCTTTCATTATCATTACCTACCCCACCTCTGGAAACTGTTTTCGTTGGTGGACTTCCATTTGGAGCCATAGAAGCTATTAAAGCATCTTATGGTGTAATTGTGCAAATTCTTGATCCTCCAAGGGATGGCTTCAATCTGACATTGAAACTGAATTTGTCCAAACTTCCTCAAGATGAAG ATCAGCGACATACTCTTTTGGTAAAGATTGCATCTGTTAGAGAAGTGGTATTAGGGGCCCCTTTAAGAGTAATCCTAAAACACCTTGCTTCAAGGACTGTTGCTCCTGATATAGATCAGTTTGTTGCCCTTGTGCATCGGCCAAATGAGTCCTTCTTCCTTGTTCCTCAG caGGCAGAGAAGGTGACTGTGGTGTTTCCAATGAGATTCAAGGACTCAATAGACACTGTTTTGGCAACCTCCTTTCTCCAG GAATTCATGGAGTCAAGGCGTACAGCTGGGCTGAGTAATGCACCTCCGTGTTTGTGGTCTAAAACTCCACCGCTGGAACTGAAGGGAGTAACTGATGATGAATTATCAGCAAATGCAGGCTTTGTAACTTTTG TTATTTTACCACGCCATGTGGAAGGCAGAAAATTGGACCGTACTGTGTGGAATTTATCAACATTTCATGCATATGTGAATTATCATGTTAAG TGCTCAGAAGGGTTTATGCACAGCCGGATGCGGCGGCGTGTGGAGTCACTTATTCAG GCTCTGAATTGTGCCAAACCAGACCAGGAGAAGACCAAGAAAACACCACAAACAAGATCTTTCAAACGTCTG AATCTCAAGGACAGTCGAACCAATTCAAGTTCATAA
- the LOC107927415 gene encoding actin-related protein 2/3 complex subunit 2A isoform X2, with translation MILLQSHSRFLLQTLLNRIQNLEKCIELDHHWVEFDDVRYHVQVSMKNPHILLLSLSLPTPPLETVFVGGLPFGAIEAIKASYGVIVQILDPPRDGFNLTLKLNLSKLPQDEDQRHTLLVKIASVREVVLGAPLRVILKHLASRTVAPDIDQFVALVHRPNESFFLVPQAEKVTVVFPMRFKDSIDTVLATSFLQEFMESRRTAGLSNAPPCLWSKTPPLELKGVTDDELSANAGFVTFVILPRHVEGRKLDRTVWNLSTFHAYVNYHVKCSEGFMHSRMRRRVESLIQALNCAKPDQEKTKKTPQTRSFKRLNLKDSRTNSSS, from the exons ATGATACTTTTACAGTCCCATTCACGATTCCTTCTCCAGACTTTGCTGAATCGAATACAGAA TCTTGAAAAGTGTATTGAACTAGACCATCACTGGGTTGAGTTTGATGATGTTCGTTACCATGTTCAG GTGTCAATGAAGAATCCCCATATTCTACTGCTTTCATTATCATTACCTACCCCACCTCTGGAAACTGTTTTCGTTGGTGGACTTCCATTTGGAGCCATAGAAGCTATTAAAGCATCTTATGGTGTAATTGTGCAAATTCTTGATCCTCCAAGGGATGGCTTCAATCTGACATTGAAACTGAATTTGTCCAAACTTCCTCAAGATGAAG ATCAGCGACATACTCTTTTGGTAAAGATTGCATCTGTTAGAGAAGTGGTATTAGGGGCCCCTTTAAGAGTAATCCTAAAACACCTTGCTTCAAGGACTGTTGCTCCTGATATAGATCAGTTTGTTGCCCTTGTGCATCGGCCAAATGAGTCCTTCTTCCTTGTTCCTCAG GCAGAGAAGGTGACTGTGGTGTTTCCAATGAGATTCAAGGACTCAATAGACACTGTTTTGGCAACCTCCTTTCTCCAG GAATTCATGGAGTCAAGGCGTACAGCTGGGCTGAGTAATGCACCTCCGTGTTTGTGGTCTAAAACTCCACCGCTGGAACTGAAGGGAGTAACTGATGATGAATTATCAGCAAATGCAGGCTTTGTAACTTTTG TTATTTTACCACGCCATGTGGAAGGCAGAAAATTGGACCGTACTGTGTGGAATTTATCAACATTTCATGCATATGTGAATTATCATGTTAAG TGCTCAGAAGGGTTTATGCACAGCCGGATGCGGCGGCGTGTGGAGTCACTTATTCAG GCTCTGAATTGTGCCAAACCAGACCAGGAGAAGACCAAGAAAACACCACAAACAAGATCTTTCAAACGTCTG AATCTCAAGGACAGTCGAACCAATTCAAGTTCATAA
- the LOC107927415 gene encoding actin-related protein 2/3 complex subunit 2A isoform X3, whose amino-acid sequence MKNPHILLLSLSLPTPPLETVFVGGLPFGAIEAIKASYGVIVQILDPPRDGFNLTLKLNLSKLPQDEDQRHTLLVKIASVREVVLGAPLRVILKHLASRTVAPDIDQFVALVHRPNESFFLVPQQAEKVTVVFPMRFKDSIDTVLATSFLQEFMESRRTAGLSNAPPCLWSKTPPLELKGVTDDELSANAGFVTFVILPRHVEGRKLDRTVWNLSTFHAYVNYHVKCSEGFMHSRMRRRVESLIQALNCAKPDQEKTKKTPQTRSFKRLNLKDSRTNSSS is encoded by the exons ATGAAGAATCCCCATATTCTACTGCTTTCATTATCATTACCTACCCCACCTCTGGAAACTGTTTTCGTTGGTGGACTTCCATTTGGAGCCATAGAAGCTATTAAAGCATCTTATGGTGTAATTGTGCAAATTCTTGATCCTCCAAGGGATGGCTTCAATCTGACATTGAAACTGAATTTGTCCAAACTTCCTCAAGATGAAG ATCAGCGACATACTCTTTTGGTAAAGATTGCATCTGTTAGAGAAGTGGTATTAGGGGCCCCTTTAAGAGTAATCCTAAAACACCTTGCTTCAAGGACTGTTGCTCCTGATATAGATCAGTTTGTTGCCCTTGTGCATCGGCCAAATGAGTCCTTCTTCCTTGTTCCTCAG caGGCAGAGAAGGTGACTGTGGTGTTTCCAATGAGATTCAAGGACTCAATAGACACTGTTTTGGCAACCTCCTTTCTCCAG GAATTCATGGAGTCAAGGCGTACAGCTGGGCTGAGTAATGCACCTCCGTGTTTGTGGTCTAAAACTCCACCGCTGGAACTGAAGGGAGTAACTGATGATGAATTATCAGCAAATGCAGGCTTTGTAACTTTTG TTATTTTACCACGCCATGTGGAAGGCAGAAAATTGGACCGTACTGTGTGGAATTTATCAACATTTCATGCATATGTGAATTATCATGTTAAG TGCTCAGAAGGGTTTATGCACAGCCGGATGCGGCGGCGTGTGGAGTCACTTATTCAG GCTCTGAATTGTGCCAAACCAGACCAGGAGAAGACCAAGAAAACACCACAAACAAGATCTTTCAAACGTCTG AATCTCAAGGACAGTCGAACCAATTCAAGTTCATAA